The proteins below are encoded in one region of uncultured Eubacteriales bacterium:
- a CDS encoding conserved hypothetical protein (Evidence 4 : Homologs of previously reported genes of unknown function), translating into MPLDRREWNMVTIDIEFERALSDAFHGGETLSRELRLTEEEADYIRAAWPFARLEPMSGPGGCKAWYEMRVGAEPSFQV; encoded by the coding sequence GTGCCACTGGATAGGAGAGAATGGAACATGGTTACAATAGATATAGAGTTTGAACGCGCCCTCTCAGACGCTTTTCACGGCGGCGAGACCCTGAGCCGGGAGCTCCGGCTCACCGAGGAGGAGGCCGACTATATCCGCGCCGCCTGGCCCTTCGCCCGGCTGGAGCCCATGAGCGGCCCCGGCGGGTGCAAGGCCTGGTATGAGATGCGTGTCGGGGCGGAGCCCTCATTTCAAGTGTAA
- the relA gene encoding GTP pyrophosphokinase has translation MDPILERYQALEDKIKAYNSSLDTQRLFAAFTYADNAHNAQLRKDGSPYITHPLAVAEIVADLELDTDSIIAAMLHDTIEDTGATHEDIAKLFGPTVADLVEGVTKLTRVQYTSKEEEQMENLRKMLMAMAKDIRVILIKICDRLHNMRTMEYQSARKQKEKALETMEIYAPIAHRLGMQRMKWELEDLSLQYLDPVGYKEIADELAERSSAHEEFLAAIRDRIQERLDEEGIKCTVYGRVKHIYSIYRKMYAQNKTLDEIFDLYAFRVIVDDIGACYNVLGCIHDLFKPVLGRFKDYIGTPKPNMYQSLHTTVIGREGIPFEVQIRTWEMHHTAEYGIAAHWKYKQGMANAKLGTEENFEWVRKLLESQQDADAEEFVRTMKVDMFADEVFVFTPRGDVINLPFGATPIDFAYTIHSAVGNHMTGAKVNGRIVTFDTALKNGDIVEVITSKSAHGPSRDWMKICKSNEARNKIRQWFKKERREENIATGRAMFESELKRQGLTIAAITAEDALPAILRKVRLSSLDDLYAAIGYGGLTAQKSVNRIKEELTRLGRIREERAAAERLAAGGVVFPASSAASAPVPPKAAAKSDSGIIVEGIDNCLVKFAKCCTPVPGDDIIGFITRGFGVSVHRTDCPNASPERQAADEPGRWVNVAWVGAEDTSCCYRTALELSAKDRDGLAMDVTMALSTVKVKVDSFSARSMPDGYAAMSISLQVKDKSELSGVINKLSQISGVYQVKRATG, from the coding sequence ATGGACCCCATTTTGGAGCGCTATCAGGCGCTTGAGGACAAGATAAAAGCCTATAACTCGTCGCTGGACACCCAGCGGCTCTTTGCCGCGTTCACTTATGCGGACAACGCCCACAACGCCCAACTGCGCAAGGACGGCTCCCCCTACATCACCCACCCCCTGGCGGTGGCCGAGATCGTGGCCGACCTGGAGCTGGACACCGACAGCATCATCGCCGCCATGCTCCACGATACCATCGAGGACACCGGGGCCACCCATGAGGACATCGCCAAGCTCTTTGGCCCCACGGTGGCCGATCTGGTGGAGGGTGTCACCAAGCTGACACGGGTGCAGTACACCTCCAAGGAAGAGGAGCAGATGGAGAATCTCCGGAAGATGCTCATGGCCATGGCCAAGGACATCCGGGTTATCCTCATTAAGATCTGCGACCGGCTGCACAACATGCGTACCATGGAGTACCAGAGCGCCCGCAAGCAGAAGGAAAAAGCCCTGGAGACGATGGAAATCTATGCCCCCATTGCTCACCGCTTAGGTATGCAGCGGATGAAGTGGGAGCTGGAGGACCTCTCCCTCCAGTATCTGGATCCGGTTGGGTACAAAGAGATCGCCGACGAGCTTGCGGAGCGGAGCTCCGCCCACGAGGAATTCCTCGCAGCCATCCGGGACCGCATTCAGGAGCGGCTGGACGAGGAGGGCATCAAGTGTACCGTCTACGGGAGGGTGAAACACATCTACTCCATCTACCGCAAGATGTACGCTCAAAATAAGACCCTGGACGAGATATTCGACCTCTATGCTTTCCGGGTCATCGTGGACGACATCGGCGCGTGCTACAACGTGCTCGGCTGCATCCATGACCTCTTCAAGCCTGTGCTGGGCCGGTTCAAGGACTATATCGGCACCCCCAAGCCCAACATGTACCAGTCCCTCCACACCACCGTCATCGGCCGTGAGGGGATCCCGTTCGAGGTGCAGATCCGCACCTGGGAGATGCACCACACCGCCGAGTACGGCATCGCCGCCCACTGGAAGTATAAGCAGGGCATGGCGAACGCCAAACTGGGCACGGAGGAGAACTTCGAGTGGGTGCGCAAGCTGCTGGAGAGCCAGCAGGACGCGGACGCGGAGGAATTCGTCCGCACCATGAAGGTGGATATGTTTGCCGACGAGGTCTTTGTCTTCACCCCCAGGGGCGACGTCATCAACCTCCCCTTCGGGGCCACCCCCATCGACTTTGCCTACACCATCCACTCCGCCGTGGGCAACCACATGACGGGGGCAAAGGTGAACGGGCGTATTGTCACCTTTGACACCGCGCTCAAAAACGGAGACATCGTGGAGGTCATCACCTCCAAGTCTGCCCACGGTCCCAGCCGGGACTGGATGAAGATCTGTAAGTCTAACGAAGCCCGCAACAAGATCCGCCAGTGGTTCAAAAAAGAGCGGCGGGAGGAGAACATAGCCACCGGCCGGGCCATGTTCGAGTCCGAGCTTAAGCGCCAGGGCCTCACCATTGCTGCCATCACCGCTGAGGACGCCCTGCCCGCCATCCTGCGCAAGGTTCGTCTCTCCTCTCTGGACGACCTGTATGCCGCTATCGGGTACGGCGGCCTGACGGCCCAAAAGTCGGTCAACCGCATCAAGGAGGAGCTGACCCGGCTGGGCCGAATCAGGGAGGAGCGGGCCGCTGCCGAGCGCCTGGCCGCCGGGGGCGTGGTATTCCCCGCCAGCTCCGCGGCCTCCGCCCCCGTCCCCCCCAAAGCCGCCGCGAAGTCTGACTCGGGCATCATCGTGGAGGGTATCGATAACTGCCTCGTCAAATTCGCCAAGTGCTGTACCCCCGTGCCGGGGGACGACATCATTGGGTTCATCACCCGGGGGTTCGGCGTGTCGGTCCACCGAACCGACTGCCCCAACGCAAGCCCCGAGCGTCAGGCCGCCGATGAGCCGGGCCGTTGGGTCAACGTGGCTTGGGTGGGGGCGGAGGATACCTCCTGCTGCTATCGGACAGCGCTGGAGCTCTCCGCAAAGGACCGGGATGGCCTTGCTATGGACGTGACCATGGCCCTGTCCACCGTCAAGGTGAAGGTAGACTCCTTCTCTGCCCGCAGCATGCCAGACGGGTACGCCGCCATGTCCATCTCCCTTCAGGTGAAGGACAAATCGGAGCTGTCCGGCGTGATCAATAAGCTTTCCCAGATCTCCGGCGTGTATCAGGTCAAGCGTGCCACTGGATAG
- the recJ gene encoding Single-stranded-DNA-specific exonuclease RecJ has translation MKYRQWNLRPQNETGRAALEAAGIPVLAARALCARGVDTPEAAWAFLSADLSLLHDPFLLLDMDKAAARITAALAAGEPMAVYGDYDVDGISATCLLTDYLRSRGGDVTMYIPDRMEEGYGVSRGALDALRTQGVRLVMTVDCGITAVDEARYARETGMELIITDHHECKAELPDAVAVVDPHRPGCPYPFKNLAGVGVALKLVLALGGYETPKGAERDMEEIRLALLARYADLAAIGTVADVMLLAGENRAIVRLGLDVLGETRRPGLKALLEEAGLGGKPLVSSAIGYTLAPRINASGRMGCAALAAELLLTPDAVRGEELARELCALNRERQNIELGIFETCLLMAAGAPGEERFALVLASSGWHQGVTGIVASRLSEKFSCPAFMICLQDGRGKGSCRSYGGFNLFAALEACEDLLEGFGGHELAAGFTILEENISAFRTRMNDIVAAATGGAEMIPTLEVDAALDDPTLLSLEEISALDVLEPYGSGNQRPVFSLAGCTIIALSEVGGGRHLKLRVTFRGRPLDAIFFSSTAADCGLAVGDRVDLAFHPQINEYRGRRSVQLQLADLRPAQTRAQAERALWEKYRRGEYLTAAEAASLTPSRDEFAGLWRYLKSRSTGRRVEETTLRLAKNVAHATGLRETFPRTMICLEVFHERGLVQVERTTDRLRIEMNTVEGKVDLEESYILRNLRKIVGD, from the coding sequence ATGAAATACCGGCAGTGGAATCTCCGCCCCCAGAACGAGACGGGGCGGGCAGCTCTGGAAGCGGCGGGCATCCCCGTGCTGGCGGCCCGGGCGCTCTGCGCCCGCGGCGTAGACACGCCGGAGGCGGCGTGGGCCTTTTTGTCCGCCGACCTCTCTTTACTCCACGACCCCTTTCTCCTGTTGGACATGGACAAAGCCGCGGCTCGCATTACCGCCGCACTGGCGGCGGGGGAGCCTATGGCGGTCTACGGAGACTACGACGTGGACGGCATCAGCGCCACCTGCCTCTTGACCGACTATCTCCGTTCCCGGGGCGGGGACGTGACCATGTACATCCCCGACCGAATGGAGGAGGGGTACGGAGTGAGCCGAGGTGCGCTGGATGCGCTGCGTACCCAGGGGGTAAGGCTGGTGATGACGGTGGATTGCGGCATCACCGCAGTGGATGAGGCCCGCTATGCACGGGAGACCGGTATGGAGCTCATCATCACCGACCATCATGAATGCAAGGCGGAGCTTCCCGATGCGGTAGCTGTGGTAGATCCCCACCGCCCGGGGTGTCCCTACCCTTTTAAAAATCTCGCCGGGGTGGGCGTGGCACTCAAGCTGGTGCTGGCGTTGGGCGGATACGAAACGCCAAAGGGTGCAGAGCGTGACATGGAGGAGATCCGCTTGGCCCTGCTGGCCCGGTATGCGGACCTCGCCGCCATCGGCACCGTGGCCGACGTGATGCTCCTGGCCGGGGAGAATCGGGCCATTGTCCGCCTGGGGCTGGACGTACTGGGAGAGACCCGCCGCCCCGGGCTCAAGGCGTTGCTGGAGGAGGCGGGCCTGGGCGGCAAGCCCCTGGTCTCCTCCGCCATCGGGTACACACTGGCACCCCGCATCAACGCCTCGGGCCGCATGGGGTGCGCCGCCTTGGCCGCAGAGCTCCTCCTCACGCCGGATGCCGTCCGGGGCGAGGAGCTGGCCCGTGAGCTGTGCGCCCTCAACCGGGAGCGGCAGAATATTGAGCTGGGCATCTTCGAGACCTGTCTCCTCATGGCCGCCGGCGCGCCGGGGGAGGAGCGGTTCGCACTGGTCTTGGCAAGCAGCGGCTGGCACCAGGGGGTGACGGGCATCGTGGCCTCGCGCCTGTCGGAGAAATTCTCCTGCCCCGCCTTTATGATCTGCCTCCAGGACGGGAGGGGGAAGGGCTCCTGCCGCAGCTACGGCGGCTTCAACCTCTTCGCAGCGCTGGAGGCGTGCGAGGATCTGCTGGAGGGTTTCGGCGGCCACGAGCTGGCGGCGGGCTTTACCATCCTGGAGGAGAACATCTCCGCCTTCCGCACCCGTATGAACGACATTGTCGCTGCCGCCACAGGCGGGGCCGAGATGATCCCCACCCTGGAGGTGGACGCGGCGCTGGACGACCCGACCCTCCTATCCCTGGAGGAAATTTCGGCGCTGGACGTGCTGGAGCCTTACGGCAGCGGCAACCAGCGTCCCGTCTTCTCCCTTGCGGGGTGCACCATCATTGCCCTGAGCGAAGTGGGCGGCGGGCGGCACCTAAAATTGAGGGTCACGTTCCGTGGCAGGCCTCTGGACGCCATCTTCTTCTCCTCCACCGCCGCCGATTGCGGCCTTGCTGTGGGAGACCGGGTAGACCTGGCGTTCCACCCTCAGATTAATGAGTACCGGGGCCGCCGTTCGGTCCAGCTCCAGCTCGCCGACCTGCGCCCGGCCCAGACCAGGGCCCAGGCCGAGCGGGCTTTGTGGGAGAAATACCGCCGGGGGGAGTATCTCACCGCCGCCGAGGCCGCGTCCCTCACGCCCAGCCGGGACGAATTCGCCGGACTGTGGCGCTACTTGAAGTCCCGATCAACCGGACGAAGGGTGGAGGAGACCACGCTGCGTCTCGCCAAAAATGTGGCTCACGCCACCGGCCTACGGGAGACTTTCCCCCGCACCATGATCTGCCTGGAGGTTTTCCACGAGAGAGGCCTTGTCCAGGTGGAGCGCACCACCGACCGCCTGCGTATCGAGATGAACACGGTGGAGGGCAAGGTGGATCTTGAAGAATCATACATCCTGCGCAACTTGCGCAAAATAGTCGGTGATTGA
- a CDS encoding conserved hypothetical protein (Evidence 4 : Homologs of previously reported genes of unknown function), whose amino-acid sequence MEHCTKREIEEALRVIDSAIGRSEKAQEKFAQGTAQHTLQKNRIKALQIAASLMSEELAEDGGVEQYTREDLEKALAPITSLISKSEKARGKLAQGTWQHTMLSDLIKALYLASPLLAKALDRTKAGDRDSLPSYDAGR is encoded by the coding sequence ATGGAGCACTGCACGAAAAGAGAGATAGAGGAGGCGCTCAGGGTCATCGATTCCGCGATTGGGAGGAGTGAGAAGGCGCAGGAAAAGTTTGCGCAGGGCACCGCTCAGCACACGTTGCAAAAGAATCGGATCAAAGCCCTTCAAATTGCCGCGTCTTTGATGTCAGAGGAGCTGGCGGAGGACGGCGGGGTGGAGCAGTACACCAGAGAAGACCTGGAAAAGGCGCTTGCGCCGATTACTTCCCTGATCAGCAAGTCTGAGAAGGCGCGAGGAAAATTGGCGCAGGGCACCTGGCAGCATACAATGTTAAGCGATCTAATCAAGGCACTCTACCTTGCGTCGCCGCTGCTTGCAAAGGCGTTGGACAGGACGAAAGCAGGGGACCGCGACTCTCTCCCCTCATACGATGCGGGCCGATAA
- a CDS encoding hypothetical protein (Evidence 5 : No homology to any previously reported sequences) produces MKGFDPILLQRVLSGALRKLFLRLLTPPNRGIDDPERLLYLSFRAVLHIFTPPISLSLSYQQRFNNGAANLAKCKPDSTNRGREMPFSAVDAFPYKRYN; encoded by the coding sequence TTGAAGGGCTTTGATCCGATTCTTTTGCAACGTGTGCTGAGCGGTGCCCTGCGCAAACTTTTCCTGCGCCTTCTCACTCCTCCCAATCGCGGAATCGATGACCCTGAGCGCCTCCTCTATCTCTCTTTTCGTGCAGTGCTCCATATTTTTACCCCTCCAATTTCACTTAGTTTATCATATCAGCAGCGTTTCAACAACGGCGCGGCAAACCTGGCGAAATGCAAGCCCGACAGCACCAATCGAGGAAGAGAGATGCCTTTCTCCGCCGTTGACGCATTCCCTTATAAGAGGTATAATTAG